The following proteins are encoded in a genomic region of Ostrea edulis chromosome 7, xbOstEdul1.1, whole genome shotgun sequence:
- the LOC130048610 gene encoding uncharacterized protein LOC130048610, with amino-acid sequence MKRTLDESNSGNTSIKRFKTATEEDIKMFRDSRQTDSTKRNTKWAVKIIQEWSSETFGVEIDFFTIDAADLNSKLSKFYAEARPKIASITTENTEYHKNTMKNIRAAINRHLADLERDMNIVKDKEFKSANDTLDGKLKHNVKCAISKPTKHKDVITPEDLIKISEYLYSAENPIILRYRVWYDVAMHFVTRGLEFHEQLKPNSFEFLKDEHEREYAVMSHETKQKTIQGGLTNEEANHDKRMYSMPLTPKNVQSHH; translated from the exons atgaaaagaacacTTGATGAGTCAAATTCTGGGAACACTTCGATAAAAAGGTTCAAAACAGCTACCGAGGAGGATATTAAAATGTTTCGGGACAGCCGGCAAACAGATTCAACAAAACGTAACACAAAATGGGCTGTTAAAATCATACAAG aatggAGTTCAGAAACGTTTGgtgttgaaattgattttttcaCAATTGATGCTGCCGACCTCAACTCCAAATTATCCAAATTTTATGCTGAAGCTCGTCCAAAAATTGCAAGTATAACAACAGAAAATACTGAATATCACAAGAATACCATGAAAAACATTCGAGCAGCGATTAACAGACATCTTGCAGATTTGGAGAGAGACatgaacattgtaaaagataaagaatttaaaagtgCAAACGACACTTTAGATGGCAAACTGAAACATAATGTGAAATGTGCAATTTCTAAACCAACGAAACATAAGGATGTCATTACCCCTGAAGATCTGATCAAAATCAGCGAGTATCTATACTCTGCCGAAAATCCAATAATCCTGCGGTATCGCGTTTGGTACGATGTAGCAATGCACTTTGTTACCCGCGGCCTCGAGTTTCACGAACAGCTGAAAccaaattcatttgaatttcttAAAGATGAACATGAACGCGAATATGCTGTCATGTCCCAtgaaaccaaacaaaaaacaattcaAGGAGGGTTAACAAACGAAGAAGCAAATCATGATAAGAGAATGTACAGTATGCCACTAACACCGAAAAATGTCCAGTCGCATCATTAA